The uncultured Ilyobacter sp. nucleotide sequence AAAGTACGAAGCTTTAACAAAAGGGCCATTAACTGCTATAAAAAACTTGGCTTTCAAGAAATATCAAAATACAAAACCTACTCCCTGGCAGGAGAAGAAGAGTTTATAAAAATGGAACTTTACCCGACACATTAAAAAAGGAGCCTAAAAGGCTCCTTTATCTACTTTTGTACCAGTCCCATGCAGTTCTTATTATATCGTCTATATTTATATACTTTGGTTCCCATCCCAGTTCTTGATTTGCCCTTTGACTACAGGCCACAACACAGGCAGGGTCTCCTAGACGCCTTTCAGACATTACAGAAGGTATTTCTTTTCCTGTCACTCTTCTAGCCGCCTCTAAAATCTCAATGACAGAAAAACCATTTCCATTTCCAAGGTTAAATAATCCACTCTCACCTTTCTTTAGCTTATTTATCGCCATCACATGAGCTTTAGCGAGGTCTGTCACATGGATAAAATCTCTCACCCCTGTTCCGTCCTTGGTATTGTATGTGTCTCCGAAAACTTCGACTTTATCTCTCTCTCCCTTTGCAGCCTCTAGAACCACAGGAATAAGTGAGGTCATTCCCTCTCCCATTTGTCCGATGGGATACTTTTCATGGGCCCCAGCCACATTAAAATATCTAAAAATAACATAATTCATATCATAGGCAGAAGATGAATCCTTTATGATAGTCTCTGCCATAAATTTACTCATTCCATAGGGATTTATAGGCTGAGTTACAAAATTTTCAGTTACCAGGTCCTTTCTGAAACCTCCCCGTACACTGCAGCAGTAGAGGAGAATACTATATGTTTTACATTAAATTCCTTCATTACCTCTAGGAGGTTTAAAACTCCGCCTGTATTATTTTCGTAGTATTTATTGGGCTGGCTTACACTCTCCCCGACCTTTATATAAGCTGCAAAGTTCATCACAACATCTATCTTTTCTTTTTTAAAAACATTTCTAAGACTTTCTTTCTCTCTGAGGTCAGCCCTATAAAATTTTGCCCTGCTGTCAACTAGCTCTATATAGCCAGTTTCAAGGTTGTCTAGCACAACCACTTCATATCCCCCGTCTAAAAGTTCTACAACAGCATGACTACCTATATAGCCAGCTCCCCCAGTAACAAGTACCCTCATAAATATCCTCCCCCGAATTATTTAATAATTTATTTTTTTCAAAATAAGTTTTACAAATATCAACTTATTCTTCTCTTTAGCTAGTCTTTTTTTTCATCCTCTCTAATAAACTGCCTATACTTCTCTAAATCCTCAGGCTTCAAAAATGCAGTTTCAAGAAGTCCCTCTTCTGTGTACTCCTGCTGCATTACCCTTGTACTAGCAAGAATATAAGATGAAATATCCCCCCTTGAAAAAGGAATCAGCAGAGTCACTTCCTTGCTCGTTTTAAAAATTTCCTTTTCTATCTCTTTTAAAAGTTCCCCTATACCTTCTCCCTCTATGGCAGATATATATACAGACTTTTCAAAGATATCTCCTGTTTTTTCTAGCTCCTCAGAACTCAGTTTATCTATCTTGTTGAAAACCACAAGATAGGGAGTGTCTTTTACATTGAGTTCCTCTACCACATTTCTAGTGACCTTTAACTGATGTTTATAGTCCTCCCTTGATATGTCCACTACATACAAAAGCAGGCTTGCCTCTTCCACCTCTTCAAGAGTTGATTTAAAAGACTCTACAAGGTCATGGGGAAGTTTGCTGACAAAACCTACAGTATCTATAAGTATAAATTCTAGATTGTCTTCAAGCTTTATCTTTCTGTGGAAGGGGTCTAGAGTTGCAAAAAGCATATCCTTTACAAAGGACTTTGTCCTTGTATCTTCCTCTTCTTCATTTGCATAAGGTGGTTCATGATTGTGGATTTCCCTGCATTGGTATATCCCACTAGAGCCACTGTTGGTATAGAGGTACGTTTACGCTGTTTTCTCTGAACCTCTCTCTGTTTTTTTACCTCTTCCAACTCTTTTTCAATGTCACTTATACGTTTTGATATTACCCTTCTGTCAAGCTCTAGTTTTGTTTCTCCGAGACCCCTGGTACCTATTCCCGCTCCTGTTCTAGAGAGATCTCCACCTAGGCCTATGAGTCTTGGTTTCTGATACTTTAGCATTGCAAGCTCCACCTGAAGTTTCCCCTCTTTAGACTTAGCCCTGTGCCCAAATATATCCAAAATCAAGCTGGTTCTGTCTATTATCTCAACGCCTATTATTCTCTCTAAGTTACGAATCTGTATACCGGAAAGTTCATCATCAAAGATGACCATATCTGCATTTTTTCTTATGGCCTGGTCTCTGATCTCTTCTATCTTTCCCTTTCCCATATATGTTGATGACTCCATTTTTTCCCTGCTTTGAGTGATAATATCTACCACCTCTATACTGGCTGCACCTGCCAACTCCTTTAGCTCATTTAGTGAGTCCTCGAGGCTTATTCTTTCACCTTTCTGATACACATCTAGCCCTGCTAAAATAGCCTTTCCTCTTATATTTTTGTCAAATGTATATTCGCCGCTAATATTGATCACCTCGTCTGAAAATATCTTTTACTATATAATACCAGTTTTTATACTTTTTATACATACTAAATTTAGAATAGCAATAGATAAAAAAATTATGTAAAAATAAAAGATGAAATCTGAACTTATAAAGAAAAACACTATAAGACCATCTTTAATAGAAATGTCCAAAGGATGAATAAAACATCTTCTGACCCAGTAAGAAATAAATATAAGACTATAATCCACTACATAGAATAATTTTCTTACTTTATAAACTTCAGAGCAGTGAATTTATAATGCCGAACTTTTAAGGATGTGGTTTTTATGGAACTTTTTATTACAATTTTTCTTCAGGTAACTGGTGGATTGGGAATGTTCCTCTATGGAATGGAATCTTATGTCAAAGTCCTTTCAGGAAATAGCAGGAAACAGATTAAGAGAGATAATTCATAAAATGACCTCAAACACTTTTCCGGGGGATTCTTGTGGGAACTTTTATAACTGCCATTATTCAGTCTAGCTCAGTGACCACTGTTATGGTGGTAGGCTTTATAAACGC carries:
- a CDS encoding GTPase; the encoded protein is MLFATLDPFHRKIKLEDNLEFILIDTVGFVSKLPHDLVESFKSTLEEVEEASLLLYVVDISREDYKHQLKVTRNVVEELNVKDTPYLVVFNKIDKLSSEELEKTGDIFEKSVYISAIEGEGIGELLKEIEKEIFKTSKEVTLLIPFSRGDISSYILASTRVMQQEYTEEGLLETAFLKPEDLEKYRQFIREDEKKD
- the hflX gene encoding GTPase HflX is translated as MINISGEYTFDKNIRGKAILAGLDVYQKGERISLEDSLNELKELAGAASIEVVDIITQSREKMESSTYMGKGKIEEIRDQAIRKNADMVIFDDELSGIQIRNLERIIGVEIIDRTSLILDIFGHRAKSKEGKLQVELAMLKYQKPRLIGLGGDLSRTGAGIGTRGLGETKLELDRRVISKRISDIEKELEEVKKQREVQRKQRKRTSIPTVALVGYTNAGKSTIMNHLMQMKKRKIQGQSPL